A portion of the Cryptomeria japonica chromosome 5, Sugi_1.0, whole genome shotgun sequence genome contains these proteins:
- the LOC131053653 gene encoding wall-associated receptor kinase-like 9, whose product MQKFEVREISCWYCGKRGHVKRNCWFLEKAKRQPKDEDTDSVIEDFLANLDLVESKILQEKVKTKCHVHWWDGWKKEETSAEEKEGLKYSLLEDFLDSTEEEDAEEEDAECGRTTVDYPFWIKKPDCGYPGFQIICKKDEDTGKMPPFLPALVTNNTHRKLRTAYYKIWEIDYSGYMVINSISLRASSCPEREEADAFVSFKLPPDGLFTISVSNMFVVAGCYLSDIDKCRPSNDTSGGSLNECVEPSNGGVCHNLAGSVSSFVAINLVVSVWVRRLKKRNLKLVEAKYFQQLQQYIASTVGRESVTMFSDEELEKASDNYSNEMVLGKVASELYSKAFYGMGCCLPWVSRLQIAMETAEALVYLHFGASRPIFHRDVKSSNIILNETFSPKVADFGISRLISASNNTHVTTNNIMGTKGYLDPEYFQTYQLTDKSDVYSFGVVLVELITGLEPLSVERSSDEWSLSTLFLNRINHNRLREILDRKVLEEETIQQMEATGRLARECLHSERRKRSSMKEVAEEL is encoded by the exons ATGCAGAAATTTGAAGTTAGAGAAATTAGTTGTTGGTATTGTGGCAAGCGAGGCCATGTCAAAAGAAATTGTTGGTTTCTTGAGAAGGCTAAAAGGCAGCCAAAAGATGAAGACACTGATTCAGTCATTgaagattttcttgcaaatttagactTGGTGGAGAGTAAAATTTTGCAagaaaaagttaaaacaaaatgccatgttcattggtgggatggttggaaAAAGGAGGAGACTTCGGCTGAAGAAAAAGAGGGTTTGAAGTATTCGTTGCTTGAAGATTTTCTTGATTCAACTGAAGAAGAGGATGCTGAAGAGGAGGACGCTGAA TGTGGCAGAACTACTGTGGATTACCCTTTCTGGATTAAGAAGCCTGATTGTGGATACCCTGGTTTTCAAATCATATGCAAGAAGGATGAAGACACTGGAAAGATGCCTCCGTTTCTTCCTGCCTTAGTCACTAATAATACTCACAGAAAATTAAGAACGGCATACTATAAGATTTGGGAGATCGATTATTCTGGATACATGGTCATTAATTCGATTTCTCTTAGAGCCTCTTCGTGTCCTGAAAGGGAAGAGGCAGATGCATTCGTGTCGTTTAAGTTACCTCCGGACGGGCTTTTCACTATCTCCGTATCCAACATGTTTGTGGTTGCTGGTTGCTATTTATCCG ACATTGACAAATGCAGACCTTCGAATGACACTAGCGGTGGAAGCTTGAATGAGTGCGTGGAACCATCCAACGGAGGTGTATGCCATAATTTGGCAG GATCCGTCTCTTCATTTGTGGCTATCAATTTAGTAGTGTCTGTCTGGGTTCGGCGGCTAAAGAAACGCAACTTGAAACTTGTGGAGGCCAAGTATTTCCAACAGCTGCAACAATACATAGCATCTACAGTGGGGAGAGAAAGCGTCACAATGTTTTCTGACGAAGAATTGGAAAAAGCTTCTGATAATTATTCAAATGAAATGGTGTTGGGAAAGGTGGCTTCGGAACTGTATTCAAAGGCATTTTATGGAATG GGATGCTGTTTGCCTTGGGTTTCACGTTTACAGATTGCGATGGAGACGGCGGAGGCTTTGGTATATCTGCATTTTGGAGCATCTCGACCCATTTTCCATCGGGATGTAAAATCGTCTAATATTATTTTGAATGAGACATTTTCTCCCAAAGTTGCAGACTTTGGGATTTCTCGTCTGATATCTGCTTCTAATAACACACATGTCACCACTAATAATATAATGGGCACAAAGGGTTACTTAGATCCTGAATACTTCCAAACATATCAACTCACTGACAAAAGTGATGTATACAGTTTTGGTGTTGTCCTGGTTGAGCTTATAACAGGTCTGGAACCACTGAGTGTTGAAAGGAGCAGCGATGAGTGGAGCTTATCTACACTTTTTCTAAACAGAATCAACCACAATCGCCTCAGAGAAATCTTAGATAGAAAAGTGTTGGAGGAAGAAACCATCCAACAGATGGAAGCTACGGGAAGGTTAGCAAGGGAATGCCTTCATTCGGAAAGGAGGAAAAGATCGTCGATGAAGGAGGTCGCGGAGGAACTCTGA